The region ACACACCTTTCTGAGGAAACGAAATTTCTTACCTTTAGGAAAACGAACCTTTTCAAAATCTTGAAAATTAAGTAACCCCAATATAAATGCAAGCCTTGGAGGATCAATAGCATCCCATTGAATAAAAAATACGCTATGACAGGAGTTGTGGAGTAGTAGGTAGGCTGATACAGCGTAGCACGAAGAATCCTAAAAAATAAAGATCATTGTTATGGTGCAAGAGCTCTACTTTATGCCATTTACACTTATTTCTAATTTCATATTCCAAACTGATTAATATTTAAAAGCTCTGCAAAGATGGTAGATTAATTACAAGCCCTGCCTTAACTAGATTATGCATCTCTGTTGAAATATAGACTTCAGAAGATGAGAAATTCGAATCTGGCATGAAAGTATTCTAAGCGAGGTTAGAGAAAGTCGCCGTTTTTCAGATCTTCATCTCTGTGTGGTCTAGATACTGTGCAACTCAGAGCTTGTCTATGCCTTTTTTTTAGTGTAAATTCTCTCTAATCTGAAATCCACACTCCAGAGAAAATCCTACAGGCTTTGCAACAGGGATTTTCATTAATTAACATATGTTTTGTCCATCTTCAGACTTCACTACTTCTACattatttggggctttttgagTCCCTTTAATTTCATCATGTTTTGCTTCCAAGCTCAGGAACTGAAGAACAAGAAACTCAGTGAAGCAAAATGATTGCAGATCACTTGtacagttaattaaaaaaacaacaataaagtAAAAACCAagcatttctgaaagaaaatactaCAGGAAATTAAAGCCTTATGTTGATCAATGTTCGGAACTATTAATTTAACCAGCTTGAGTCTCTAAGGGTTTGTCCATGTGCAGGGAGGGGCAAATTAGAGCTGTGAACGTGAAACACattaaacactttttaaaagataaacATGTTAAGCACCCATGTGGATACTCCAAGCAGATTAAATCATAGCACTCCAAAGGCATGAAAGTACTTAGCAAGTTAAGATTTATTTGTGCTGACTTCATAAATTAGTTGGTTCACCTAAACTTCTCTGAGTGCTCCTCATGTGAGCGAGGTGAGGCACTACCCACAGACTGGGTAGCAGAAAGAAGGTTCTACAAAAAATTAACTACAATCACGTACTCTGactttgcagctgcagcagaaggggtggaatgaaagggaaaattatttctcttaTTAAAGGAGCTCAATCCCCTTGAAAATGCAGGGGCTCATAGCATTTAACTGCTATTTACAAAACCGAGTTAGATAATACATAAAAGCCTTTATTTATGTTCAAGGGGCtcatttaaaactatttttacttaagaatttttaaagaaaatgacattttttggCAATTTTCTCACTAGCAGAATTTTCAAGTCCAGtccattcctttcctttttccatcaCAACCAACACTAAACTTTCAGGGGGAGTGGGAATGAAGTAAAAGCCTGTGACTGGATTAAATATTGCTTACCAGAAGGGGAACAGGATGATTCTGGTGATGAAGAATGCGATAGAAAAGATGATAAACAGCATGTTGCAGGTTTTCTCCCAGCGAGCATAATTAAACATTTTGGCTGCCTGCAgtggataaaaacccccaaacatatTGTAAATATTCTCTGAAATAAATTCTGCATTTTCATAAATAAAGACTCATCTTCCACGTAAGCAGGAAGAATATTTCCTCCCAGTTTGACAtgtaaaaaaatcattttactGATACCTAATAAAGCAGCATCAGACCAGATTCTTTGTTTATATTTCTCCTTTCATCTTGAAGGAAAGGACTCTGCATCAAAGGCCTAAAGAACAGCTCTCCAACTAGAATATAAAGTGTCATGGAAACACAAAGTGCTCTTTAGAACAGAGATAATTCCTCATTTTTCTACCAGATTCCAAACAGGCTGAATTCCAGGAGAAGCTGCTGGCTACACCTGCACACTCAAGGAGTGGCACTGACCCCTTAAATGCAGGTGTTCTGGGACATGCCTGTTACTGACCTTCCTCTGGGCCTAAGTCAGCTCCTGTCTTCTCCTTTTTGAGAGCAGGAGATCTCAGTGCTGGTTTCTATCCCACTAATAAAGGCTGTAATTGCTACTTCTCCCCTAAATGAACCATCCAGCTCTCCATGCTCCGTCAGGAACCACCCTGGGCACTGGTGAGCAAAGCAGCTGTTTTCAAGTGTGAGCAATGCTGCAGGTGCCAAGCCTAAATTTTAAACAGCAGCTTGATTAacatattttcttctccttttgagTGGCAGGGCTGGATTCAGTTATTCTAGTACTCAACTCCTGTTTCCATCCAAGTGCTGTCCTACCAGTTGTGAACCCAACTGTTTGTAAGGCCACACAGTTAATTGGACCTAGGAGCAGTTCAGGATTAAAAGTAACCCAGCAGGAAAACCTGTTTAATCTGGACCAATCCCAAGTGCACAACTCCACAGTTGATAGTTCTGATACAATAAGATAGAGTATCAGGAACAGAAATGGACAGTGACAGATAACAGCCTACAAGGGCTGCTTACACTGGCACTGCCACCAAAAGAGGTGATGACACTGTGCTCTCAAACCTGGTGTTATAAACTCAGGGTAATTCTAGTGAAGGAAACACTGTGTTTGTCTTCCAAGAAACCCAGCAGCAAGTCTGTGACtacagtgctctgtgcagagCACGACACTTCTTAAACACTTCTGATACTTAGCGCAGGGAAGGGACTTTCCCTTCAGTCCAGGAGAAGAAACTGCTCCAAGAAGATACCTCatacaggttggactcgatgttagaggtcttttccaacctcagtgactCTGTGATGCTGTGGACAGCCTGGTCTAATTTTATCAGTGAAACAAGAATAACCCAGGGATGCAGCTTTATTTCTAGTCCCTGTTCTGTACCGAAGAAGTTCTTGTCTGCTCTTTTCTCATAATGGATTCTGTAACAAAGTATTAGCTTAAATTATCTAGAAGCTCTTTTTTTATCTTACAAGTAACAGATCTGCAAAGCTATGTCCCTGTGGGGATAGGAAAGGATCATATGAAACTCGTGGCAAAAAGATTAAAATTTTACTggcaccaaaaccaaaatcccaacaaccaaaaaactcaggacagaaaaaagaaaaagaaaaagaaaaaaaaaaaagcaagctggATAGCAGGGTTACCTCAAGCCAGAAATCCGCAGTGTCGTGCACAAAGATCACCAGAGTTCCAAGCCGCACATAATTGCCACACCAAGAGCCACTCATCAAACCGATGGCTGCCAGGTGATGAACGACATGAGCCATAAAATCCTGGGAaggacagaagaaaataaaggtaAAGCCGATCAAGTACAGTCCCTGAAGGTCTCCGACTTGTCAGCCCCCGAGCGCTGCCCTGGCAGCCGGGGATTCACGGATGTGTGCGGGATGCCAGGCGCAGACTGATGCTGCCCTCAAGTGGCTGCACCAAATCCCGGATGCAGGCGGTGCTTTTCCTTACAACACCTTCTCCCCGCTCACAGCTACACAGGCTCAAGCTACAAACAAGCGCAACCACTTGCCTTCCGTTTGTTGTCAATCCCAAGGGTGAATAAGAGAGACCAGTAAAACCCGATCTCGACCATGTAGTACCAGTActgggatggcagcagggtCTGTGATGAAGAAAAACACAGTTAACTCTGAGAATAGGAGAAAGTAAATGTCAAGTGAGattacattttcctttcctgacttctgctcctctgctgagTCTTGCTTAAAAAATTAAGCTAAATTAAATTCTTGTCCTGGACTTCATTAAGAAGGATGTTCAGAGAGCCAAGTATCTTAACCTTTGCTCAGCCCAAACTCTCAATTCCCACAGTTCCTCCCCCACCTCTGGATTTTGACATGCTTTTCTCCATGTTTTTGTCAAAGAACTACATGCAGAGTCCTTCTGCATTTAATTACAAACAACTGCAAATAAATGCCCCCATTTTGGTAAACAATTAATATAATAAACATTCACACATCCCATGACTGAAATGTCAGTTATTTATGATAAAATCCTATGGATCTGCCTAGGGGAGAGCTGAGCTTGGCTGCTCCCTTGGGTCAATACACTTCCCAGGTGGCAGGTATTACCAGGTGCTGGGAAAGCTCAGCTGGGAGGCAggattatttgtatttctggcTCCTGCCTAGGACAGGACTAAGAAGGcagtgggatggagcagggtTATTAAAATAAGAGTGCCTTGAAGCACCATGGGGCCTGGAGCAGTGCAGGGGCTCTGCACTGAAACTGGGAACACTGATAAGATCAGCAGTGAGTAACTTTATCCCGGGGTGGGTGGAAATAACAATGGTCTGGCTGGAGGGGGGAGTTGCAGCACAGGCAGATCCCAGGGAAGTCCTGCAACAGTCAACAGCACTTCCCAAAAAAAGGCAGGAGGCTCTGGTGCCGCACCTCTTTAGGTGGTGCCAGTGTGGGGGAAAAGGCTGCTGTGGATTACCCCTTCCAGTGGGGAAATACCTGGAATGCCTGGAGGCCACTGGCCCAATGCCAAAAAGCTCACCTGAAAAGGATAACCAACCCACGTCTGCCATATGTCGTAAAACCAGGGTTTCTGGGGAAGACACATCAGTCAGACACTGCTCAGCTCAGCAACAATAATCATCTTAACTCAAAATCTTCACTACTTCAAATCTCTCTAAGTGGAGCAGGCTAAGAAGCTGTAATCTTGATAACTGTTCTCCACCAATTTCTAAAGGGAATTTACATCTCAGACTTACTATATTGTTCCCAGCTTTCTGGCTTCTTTTCAGGACACCTGAAACGTTCCAGTTCATAATTTCATCATCCAAAGCAGTGGGTGTGTGTTTTATTACTGCAATTACTCAAGATATGTTACCACAGTGATTAAATTTGCTGTGTTTACCAGTCACACACACCAGTGGCTCAGGATGATAAACTGTTTGGGGAGGAGGGCCAGATGAGCAGAGACACGCCAGGCGGGATCTGTTCCGCTGCTCTGGGGAAGCATTAGTGACACCCCAGGCAGGGCTCACAGAGTTACAAGCACCACTCTCTATGTTATTCCCAACTTCTGACTCAGCAGCAACACCTCAGTAAATAGCTGTGACCCCCAAAAATGCTGCCAGAAAAAGGTTTATGGCCTCCTCTGAGAAAAACATGGCCATGTGATGCATTTGTAGGTGTTAACAAGGCATGTTGTAAAACCATCTGCGTGGCTTCTTCAAGCTTGCCTTAAAAATACTGATTACTCATAAATTCCTTTATCATAGAAGGTCAAAAGTGAACTTCAAAATTAAATCTCAGTGCATATTGCAGCCCATAATCTAGATTACATATGCCAAAGATCTAAACCCACAGAGCCACCGAAACCACTGAGTCTTTCAATGGGATTCAAGAAAatctagaaattattttgttgaaaATAGAGTATTATTCTTTCAAAAAGTTCACTTACATCATACAGAAATAGAAATCCAACAATGGAGGATGTCAGATAAAATGAAAATCGCCAGCTGcaaaattgaaatgaaaaaataggAACAAAACATTATATTTTGTAAAGATATTGTCCTGAGCCATAATTACTGCAAATCATTGTATGCCACAGACAATCTTCATATAAACGTGGCCTCACACTCTACATTAAGGATGTAGAGTTTTTTTATCTTATGAGTAACAAATCTGCAAAGCTATGTCCCTGTGGGGATAGGAAAGGATCATATGAAACTCGTGGCAAAAAGATTAAAATTTTACTggcaccaaaaccaaaatcccaacaaccaaaaaactcaggacagaaaaaagaaaaagaaaaaaaaaaaaaagcaagctggATAGCAGGGATAGCTGGaagtatatatataatatacataTTAACTGTATCTgcattattaatatttaaatatttaggcTTTGACTAATTGCTAAAGTAGGAAATTCTTTTACATTATCACAATACAGATATTTTGATTGTCATGACAGTAGTAATTTTCCAGTCAGGCTTGAACAGATCAAGAGAATAACCACAGCAAGTgtaaaaaatcccctaaaaattaATGTTTGAGAACACAGACCTTTTCCTGTGTTCATTCTCTTCATCTCTCTCAACACCAGCTGCTGACAACAGGGGAGCCTTATGAATTATTAGCATCAACTGGGTTAGTTTACATCTTACTACAAGGTCTCTTACTTCATTAACTATAAACCTCATCTTTGACTAGGTGTGCCAAAATTTACCCTGATCTAAGCTTTTTGTGGATTAAATGGATATCCAGAAAGGCAGATAAACCTTCCAGGTTTGCACCATCGGCCTGCTAAGTCAGCAAAGGGGAAAAGCCCTTGTGCATCTCAGTGAACTGTGTTGTTGCTTTTAGGTGCCAGAGCAGGATGCTGTGATTGGAGCCATCAATCGGCCTGTAATGACTCTGGAGCCTGTGTGGGAGGTAGGTATTGTCCCTGGGACTGGGTGTGGCTGGAGCCTCAGCCCAAGCATTCCCCCTCCCACCTCTACAGGTGATGGAAaactccttcctttccactcTTTCCCTCGGCAGGAACAAGCCTGACCTTTCCCCTACACAGCTCTGCAAGATCAGTAGGAAAACACTTCAGGACTTCACATGCAAAGAAAGGTTGTGACCACAGGGACAGGCACACGGCCCCAGACCTGGTGAGAACCTGTTCTAGAACAAGAGCTATCCCAGAGGAGAGCAGCAAGCAGCTCCCAGAAAACCTAAACCCACTGAAAAGGAGAAAGCACCACAAGAACACTGTACCAATGGATTGAGAGATGTAAAAAATGAGATTGTGGTTTTTGGCAAGTGTTAATGGAGTGCCAAatgagagaagaggaggagaacctGTGTGGTAAAAGCAGCTCCTCCTTTCTGAGCCCCACATCCCCTGGAGGTTGGTATCCCAGGAGAAAGGATGAGATGTTCAAAGCTGAGACAGTGTttcatgagaaaaacaacaaacaagatATGAGGACGTGGAATGTTGGAGGCGAGACAAGATAATGTGTCTCACACCTGAGAAAGAAGTCATGAAAATAATTGTAAAATTGCCACTTGATACACATGTTAAACAACTGTTTTACTTCTCAACTTTAAACCATCTTTCCTCAGATGATTTGAAAATAACACTACACAACAACCACTGCATGTGCAGGAAGAATTTAGAGGTACATGGTGGAAATTAGGAGAGCAAATGGAAGGGGAGAGTGGAACCCACAAGTAATACCTGGCTCAGAGTTAACCAAGAGATGCTGGAAAACACAACACTGTGGGCATGGGGCAGACTTTACACAGGGGCTGGTTCTGCCCTCACGCCTCCCATTCCAAACAGGGAGGTGTGAGTGGTCCAGTGGATATGGCTGGACTGATTCCATGTTGATTGTAAAGTGCAAGTGGTTTTCTGAATCAGATCCAAAGTACCGAGCACCTACAAGACTGTGCCATTAGTCCCCAGCCCTACAAAAATATATTGAATACATTTAGCAATAAACAGCACTTCAGATGAACTCATATGTGCAAGACTGCCAGAGCACTACCTCATTTTGCATTTAGCCAAGCTTCTTTATGAATTTGGTGAATAAAACCTGAAGTAAAATTCATCCAAATTCACCGAATTTTACTCAAGTGCCTTTTAAACTCTGATCCTGGCCACCAGAGAGAGCACtgaacaacagctatgcaagaggATTTTCTGGTTTAACTTCAGGAATCTTTTCTCTTGAACTGAATGTAACAAAAAAGAACTTAGTAGAGGGAGTTAAAGGCTGGTAAGTCTTACAAGACAGTGAAGGTTTCATGCAAAGGG is a window of Aphelocoma coerulescens isolate FSJ_1873_10779 chromosome 10, UR_Acoe_1.0, whole genome shotgun sequence DNA encoding:
- the CERS3 gene encoding ceramide synthase 3 isoform X2; translation: MAYILKTLNSWFWWENIWMPINCTWADFVDRDGLVFPKPHQLYATIPYAFVLLIIRFFSERYVAIPLAKALGIKNVRRVKPQPNPVLESYFRECSRHPSQSEIQGLAKKCNCTVHLVEKWFRRRRNLEIPTVLRKFQEAFWRFSFYLTSSIVGFLFLYDKPWFYDIWQTWVGYPFQTLLPSQYWYYMVEIGFYWSLLFTLGIDNKRKDFMAHVVHHLAAIGLMSGSWCGNYVRLGTLVIFVHDTADFWLEAAKMFNYARWEKTCNMLFIIFSIAFFITRIILFPFWILRATLYQPTYYSTTPVIAYFLFNGMLLILQGLHLYWGYLIFKILKRFVFLKDLKDDRSDEEEEDSLTDTEEESTKNGNKNSSGSSKHLLSSSHH
- the CERS3 gene encoding ceramide synthase 3 isoform X1 yields the protein MCLWSLPATSESMAYILKTLNSWFWWENIWMPINCTWADFVDRDGLVFPKPHQLYATIPYAFVLLIIRFFSERYVAIPLAKALGIKNVRRVKPQPNPVLESYFRECSRHPSQSEIQGLAKKCNCTVHLVEKWFRRRRNLEIPTVLRKFQEAFWRFSFYLTSSIVGFLFLYDKPWFYDIWQTWVGYPFQTLLPSQYWYYMVEIGFYWSLLFTLGIDNKRKDFMAHVVHHLAAIGLMSGSWCGNYVRLGTLVIFVHDTADFWLEAAKMFNYARWEKTCNMLFIIFSIAFFITRIILFPFWILRATLYQPTYYSTTPVIAYFLFNGMLLILQGLHLYWGYLIFKILKRFVFLKDLKDDRSDEEEEDSLTDTEEESTKNGNKNSSGSSKHLLSSSHH